Proteins found in one bacterium genomic segment:
- a CDS encoding FlgD immunoglobulin-like domain containing protein: protein MKSLHYGLVTVVLLMMMALPVSAQWTSEWSSSSLPSAVVSGWLQFQQTGSTWDYRYYTLDTLAFRVMDGSLSGTTQYTYTFSAAERLAGELVYSLGEDLTGDGIVEFYVLAAYGTASAYRTTAKVFDITTGNTIFLRDIASYSYTAVSIWDANNDGTLDGVFTRYDYPSGANYAYEVYNTGVAAGISGHPQTPRQFDLHQNYPNPFNPSTRIDYELNTPGRVELEIMNVLGQRVRTVVDESQGAGRHSTLWDGKDASGNAQASGPYYYQIRIDGKAQQTRQMLLLK from the coding sequence ATGAAGTCTTTGCACTATGGATTGGTTACTGTTGTTTTGTTAATGATGATGGCTTTGCCGGTCTCGGCTCAATGGACCTCGGAGTGGAGCAGCAGCAGTCTGCCGAGCGCCGTGGTCAGTGGGTGGCTGCAATTTCAGCAGACGGGCAGCACTTGGGATTACCGGTACTATACTTTGGACACACTGGCGTTTCGCGTCATGGACGGCTCGCTCTCGGGCACGACGCAGTACACGTACACGTTCAGCGCGGCGGAGCGGTTGGCGGGCGAGTTGGTCTACTCGCTGGGTGAAGATCTGACGGGAGACGGTATTGTAGAATTTTACGTGCTGGCGGCCTACGGCACGGCGTCCGCTTACCGGACGACCGCGAAGGTGTTCGACATTACAACGGGCAACACGATTTTTTTGCGGGACATCGCGAGCTATTCTTATACGGCAGTGTCCATCTGGGATGCGAATAACGACGGCACGCTGGACGGGGTGTTCACGCGGTACGATTATCCGTCGGGAGCGAACTACGCCTATGAAGTGTATAACACGGGTGTCGCGGCGGGAATCAGCGGCCATCCGCAGACGCCGCGGCAGTTCGACCTTCACCAGAATTATCCGAATCCTTTTAATCCCTCGACGCGCATCGACTATGAGCTGAACACTCCGGGACGGGTGGAACTGGAGATTATGAACGTGCTGGGACAGAGAGTGAGAACGGTAGTGGACGAATCGCAGGGGGCGGGGCGGCATTCGACGCTGTGGGACGGCAAGGACGCGAGCGGCAATGCGCAGGCATCGGGCCCATATTATTATCAGATTCGCATCGACGGCAAGGCACAGCAGACGCGGCAGATGCTGCTGCTGAAATAA
- a CDS encoding PqqD family protein, whose translation MSTWQLIRGLALSESGFVFLPSTGETFTVNEPGRTVILGLQDHKTVAEIIGSMAEGYDADALTIQRDVEDFLGQLRQYQLMTEEA comes from the coding sequence GTGAGCACCTGGCAACTTATTCGCGGCCTGGCTCTGAGCGAGTCCGGCTTTGTTTTCCTGCCGAGCACCGGCGAGACTTTTACGGTCAATGAGCCGGGGCGCACGGTGATTCTGGGTCTGCAGGACCATAAGACAGTGGCGGAAATTATCGGCAGCATGGCGGAAGGGTACGACGCGGACGCGTTGACGATTCAGCGCGACGTCGAGGACTTTTTGGGCCAGCTCCGGCAATACCAACTGATGACCGAGGAAGCGTGA
- a CDS encoding ATP-grasp domain-containing protein has translation MNIAVTGLNATDNPGPGIPVIRSLREADGCAGRIIGLAYDTLDPGLFMNDIVDHGYLVPYPSSGLDPVFDRIKAIHEREHLDVIVPTLDTEMYLYYKLADRLREMGIHTFLPSTEMLNLRGKDTLAAFCTENDILAPKTMIIRSMQDLHAIPQRLGYPVFIKGIFYGATKASTFEEALTSFDKCRQQWGLPIIAQEALQGPEFNVAALGDGKGETVGAVAMRKTYITDKGKGWAGVSIYDEALLELTRTVIRKLQWAGGLELEFVKDKRNGEYYLLEINPRFPAWIYLATAAGQNLPAACVDLALGKPVAVQREYEVGKLFVRCSWDLISDMKYFEQLTTEGDA, from the coding sequence GTGAACATTGCCGTTACCGGCTTAAATGCCACCGACAATCCCGGGCCGGGAATTCCCGTGATCCGCAGCCTGCGCGAAGCGGACGGCTGCGCCGGCCGCATCATTGGCCTGGCATATGATACTCTGGATCCGGGTCTGTTCATGAATGACATCGTGGATCACGGCTATCTTGTGCCGTATCCCTCCAGCGGTTTGGACCCGGTGTTCGACCGGATCAAGGCGATCCATGAGCGCGAGCATCTGGATGTGATCGTGCCGACGCTGGATACGGAAATGTATCTGTACTACAAGCTGGCAGACCGGCTGCGCGAGATGGGAATTCACACGTTCCTGCCGTCGACGGAGATGCTGAATCTGCGCGGCAAGGATACTCTGGCGGCCTTCTGCACGGAGAATGACATTCTGGCGCCGAAGACGATGATTATCCGTTCGATGCAGGATCTGCATGCGATTCCGCAGCGGCTGGGCTATCCGGTATTCATCAAGGGAATTTTTTACGGCGCGACCAAGGCCTCGACCTTTGAGGAGGCGCTGACATCCTTCGACAAGTGCCGCCAGCAATGGGGTCTGCCGATTATCGCGCAGGAAGCATTGCAGGGGCCGGAGTTCAACGTGGCCGCGCTGGGAGACGGCAAGGGCGAAACCGTGGGCGCGGTGGCGATGCGCAAGACCTATATTACGGACAAGGGCAAGGGGTGGGCGGGAGTCTCCATTTACGATGAGGCTTTGCTGGAGCTGACCCGCACGGTGATCCGCAAGCTGCAATGGGCCGGCGGATTGGAACTGGAGTTCGTGAAGGATAAGCGCAACGGCGAGTATTATCTGCTGGAGATCAATCCGCGTTTTCCGGCGTGGATTTATCTGGCGACGGCGGCGGGGCAGAACCTTCCGGCGGCGTGCGTGGATCTGGCACTGGGCAAGCCTGTTGCCGTGCAGCGCGAGTATGAGGTAGGGAAGCTTTTTGTAAGGTGCTCCTGGGACCTGATATCGGATATGAAGTACTTCGAACAGTTGACGACTGAAGGAGACGCGTAA
- a CDS encoding alanine racemase gives MAAVKKRYERPTIIKQYSGMMNKIGGRAYGAPVSEIEGVPVSELVERFGSPLFVMSERLIRFNQKRAHRIFRTRYPKVQFAWSYKTNYLDAVCKVIHGEGSWAEVVSEFEYDKARRLGVPGSQILFNGPHKSTGALTKAIDEGAYIHIDHHDELYDLIELTEKIGKTANVAVRVNMDTGIYPMWDRFGLNYENGEAWQVISRIMQAPTLRLAGLHTHIGTYIMASEPYRIAASKLAWLAKNLREQYHHTLDYIDMGGGFASHNTLISQYLPAEGVVPTLEQFADAIASGLADYAPPPPEQPTLFLETGRALIDDAGFLVTTVLANKRLSDGRRAAIIDAGVNILFTSFWYKHTVSPEKDHGAVYEDTALYGPLCMNIDMVREQVTLPPLQKGDKLVLHRVGAYDVTQWMQFITLRPNVVMVMENGSVEVIRRAETLEDLVSKEQIPESLRTA, from the coding sequence ATGGCCGCAGTGAAGAAACGCTATGAGCGACCGACGATCATCAAGCAGTACTCCGGGATGATGAACAAGATCGGCGGCCGGGCATACGGCGCACCGGTGAGCGAGATCGAAGGCGTGCCCGTGAGCGAGCTTGTCGAGCGCTTCGGCTCTCCGCTGTTTGTGATGTCCGAACGGCTGATCCGCTTCAATCAGAAACGCGCCCACCGGATTTTCCGCACGCGCTATCCCAAGGTGCAATTTGCCTGGTCCTACAAGACCAACTACCTCGACGCGGTATGCAAGGTGATCCACGGGGAAGGCTCCTGGGCGGAGGTGGTGTCGGAATTCGAATATGACAAGGCGCGGCGACTGGGCGTCCCCGGTTCGCAGATTCTGTTCAACGGCCCTCACAAGAGCACCGGCGCGCTGACCAAGGCCATCGACGAAGGGGCTTACATTCACATAGACCACCATGACGAGCTGTATGACCTGATCGAGTTGACGGAGAAGATCGGCAAGACGGCGAACGTGGCGGTGCGGGTGAATATGGATACGGGCATTTATCCGATGTGGGACCGCTTTGGACTCAACTATGAGAACGGCGAAGCATGGCAGGTGATCTCGCGGATTATGCAGGCGCCAACGCTGCGGCTGGCGGGATTGCACACGCACATCGGCACGTACATTATGGCGTCCGAGCCGTACCGGATCGCGGCGTCCAAGCTGGCGTGGCTGGCGAAAAACCTGCGGGAGCAGTATCATCACACGCTGGACTATATTGATATGGGCGGCGGGTTTGCTTCGCACAATACGCTGATCAGCCAGTACCTTCCCGCCGAGGGAGTGGTGCCGACGCTGGAGCAGTTTGCCGACGCGATTGCTTCGGGACTGGCCGACTATGCGCCGCCGCCACCCGAGCAGCCGACGCTGTTTTTGGAAACGGGCCGCGCGCTGATCGACGACGCCGGATTTCTGGTTACCACGGTACTGGCCAACAAGCGTCTGTCCGATGGACGGCGGGCGGCGATTATCGATGCGGGCGTGAATATTCTGTTCACCAGTTTCTGGTACAAACACACGGTATCGCCGGAGAAGGATCACGGCGCGGTGTATGAGGATACGGCGCTGTACGGGCCGCTGTGTATGAACATCGACATGGTGCGCGAACAGGTGACGCTGCCGCCGCTGCAAAAGGGGGACAAGCTGGTGCTGCACCGCGTGGGAGCGTATGACGTGACGCAGTGGATGCAGTTTATTACCTTGCGTCCGAACGTGGTGATGGTGATGGAGAACGGGTCGGTGGAGGTGATCCGCCGCGCGGAAACTCTTGAAGACCTGGTGAGCAAAGAGCAGATTCCGGAATCGCTGAGGACGGCCTGA